In the Sarcophilus harrisii chromosome 3, mSarHar1.11, whole genome shotgun sequence genome, one interval contains:
- the LOC111720220 gene encoding transmembrane protein 211-like → MPRGVGVGGFWALLSCGLAALCALGLLSPAWVVPPAPRGPLAAPPPPLGLLGPCLAPAPRPCAPFALGGLRRFGDIPAGAWQTSTVLCSGGYALLALSALLAVSSVFLSSGPLERRVCSLAGYVQMAAVFTMAAGLLVYPLGLGSASAKDSCENAGVYNAGSCQIGWGYTLAIVGVMLSGFLPFFAKYAPKEHILSTPMPAIL, encoded by the exons ATGCCGCGGGGCGTGGGCGTGGGGGGCTTCTGGGCGCTGCTGTCGTGCGGCCTCGCGGCCCTGTGCGCGCTGGGCCTGCTCTCGCCGGCGTGGGTCGTGCCGCCCGCGCCCCGCGGCCCCCTGGCGGCCCCCCCGCCGCCCCTGGGCCTGCTGGGCCCCTGCCTGGCGCCCGCCCCGCGGCCCTGCGCCCCCTTCGCCCTCGGGGGCCTGCGGCGCTTCGGCGACATCCCGGCCGGCGCCTGGCAG ACAAGCACCGTCCTGTGCTCGGGAGGCTACGCGCTGCTGGCCCTCAGCGCCCTGCTGGCCGTCTCCTCCGTCTTCCTTTCCAGTGGGCCCCTAGAGAGGCGGGTCTGCTCCCTGGCCGGATACGTGCAGATGGCAGCAG TGTTCACCATGGCCGCGGGGCTCCTGGTCTACCCGCTGGGCCTCGGCTCGGCGTCGGCGAAGGACTCGTGTGAGAACGCCGGCGTCTACAACGCCGGGAGCTGCCAGATTGGCTGGGGCTACACACTGGCCATCGTGGGGGTCATGCTGTCGGGATTCTTGCCCTTTTTTGCAAAATATGCACCCAAAGAGCACATCTTGTCCACCCCGATGCCCGCTATTTTATAG